In Mus pahari chromosome 12, PAHARI_EIJ_v1.1, whole genome shotgun sequence, the genomic window CTTCCATGAGAAGGTTTAGTCTACTAAAAAGAGACTCTACCATTGCAAAGGAGATAAAAATCCAAGCAGAACATATAAACAGGGCACTGGGTGACGTCGTCAAAGAAGTGAAAAAGTCAGAGGTTGAAAATGGTCCATCATCAGTGATCACAAGGATACTGAAGTCTCAGTATGCTGCGATGTTCCGCCGCTTCCAGCAAACCATGTTTCTATACAATGACACAATAGctttaaagcaagaaaaatgcaaaacatttATTGTCCGTCAGCTTGAAGTGGCAGGAAAAGAAGTTTCTGAAGAAGAAGTGAATGACATGCTTCACCATGGAAAATGGGAAGTTTTCAATGAAAGTTTACTtacagagaccagcatcactaaaGCCcagctctcagagattgaacagagacacaaagaacTTGTGAATTTGGAGAACCAAGTGAAGGACCTCCGGGACCTCTTCATTCAGATATCTCTTCTGGTAGAGGAACAGGGAGAGAGCATCAACAGCATTGAGGTCATGGTGAAGAGCACAAAAGATTATGTTAACAACACCAAAGAGAAATTTGGACTAGctgtaaaatacaaaagaagaaaccCCTGCCGGGCcctgtgctgttgctgctgcccATGCTGTGGCTCCAAATAAAGATGCTACTTTAGAAACGTTCTGAGTTTAGGGATAAGGTGTCCGCATTTCAGAGTCTTGACTGGGTTGTCTTCATTTCATGAGTCTAGCCACATATATTTAATCATCACTAAATGGTCATTTTGTCCCTCTATATTTACCCACTAACATTACAGAAACTGCTGAAGCTTGTGACACAAGGCAGGAATCTACTTAAAATGCACTGGTTATATGGTAAAAGTGAAAGATCTTATATATCTGGAAAAATATCAATTTCTATTGGGTACTTCTATACTCTTAAGATGATATTCAACTAAGTGATAACTACTTTATTAACCTGGCTTATTTGACAATATTTTGGAAATTAAGAGTTGTATAAAATAAGACCTCAAAAGATGCCACAGTGCATCACAATGAAACTAAAATGACTCTTAAGTCTTTATACCCAGATAGGGGAGTAAACTTGGTGATCACTGGGGCTTGGGAAAACTCAGTCATAAATCTGGTGAACAATCTAACTGGTGACTGGTGACAGTCAAGCATAAGACCTAAGGTGAGGTAAGTCAGTGTTTTTTGTTAACTTGGATCCCAGTGAGAAACTGAATTACAAGCAGATCAGAAAAAGAGCTTGAGAAAGTCAAAGACAAAGGCAACTGTGTTCTTGAATATGTGATACCACTTTACAATAAAGCAAGcactaaagaaacaaatgtttaaattaaaGAAGAGGCCTAGGCAGTTTTCAACCAAGGTCCTCCTGACAGTCTCCAGCGTGCTTCGAGTGCGCAGCAATGTTCCACCGAGCCTGCTCTGCTCCTTGACTGGTGAAGCTTCATCTTTTACTTCCCTGCTTCGTTTTGCCCTCTGTGCCCCGGCTGCACTGCCCTTCCTCTTTAATGTTGTAGGTCACTCTTTCTGGAGTTTCTGTACTCTGTTTCTTATGCTGAAATAAACCTGTCCCTCTTATCGCCAATTTTATGTTCACTTGAACATTGCCATGGTCAGTGGGGAAGGTGGTAGACATCAGAAAGATATTTAGTCTTCCTACACGAGAATATGACACTTCATTAATTAAtgctttttcagttttgtttatggTAAAAACATTTCTTACACATGAAAGCAACATGGTaatatgtttctgtttctgttgctattatGGAGTAATATTTTTCTCCAGTAAACATGTGCCACTCTtgtagttagaaaaaaaaatcgcCTTTGAGAATGTCCTTCCCACCTGTTCATCTTAGCAGAGCCGTCCTGACGACCACAGCATCCCACCAGCCTTACTTTAAGTGTCAGCAGGAGCTTAACACTGTCTTATGAATCTGTTTCTCACTTGCTTACATGCCAGAGTGTGAGTTTCTAATTGATTTCCTGTGCGAGTCTAACCAACAGGCACAGTCTGTAAGAGTGCTTCCCCACCACTGAACTTACTCAGTTCTCAGATTGATTAGTATGCTTCCCTCCTTACACTGTGGAAGCAGCCTGTCTGCTCCAACCAAGGCATCTTCACTGGTCCCGAGCATCCTGGCTACTGTTgcacttctttccttctctttgcagTATTAGGAGTGAGTTCCTCTTATAGACCAGTGCCTTCGCACAGGGCTCTGTGCTTCTTGCTATTAGGTATCCTACAGCCCTCTCACTCTACATCACTTCAGGACTGTCTACTAACCATAGGGCTCTACCTGTTCAAACTCTTGGCCAGGGTGGTAGAAAAAGTTAGAGAAATCTTGTGTGGCCACCTCTGTTTCCTTAAAGAACCCTAAGACATAACTGTCAAGTGAGAAGAGCAGAGTTaactgaggcagagaggaaaagaacaCTGAGACCAGAGGGAAGTGTTCCACTACCCGGAAAGATGCTGGGAAGATAGCCAGGTAGCACTGGGGCCCACGGGATCTGTTCTGGGATAGTGTCGGTGTAATCTCAGCAGGTCACTCACTGACATGCTTTTAACCTAATAATGTTCAGCAGGTTGAGCGCTAGTAGAGAACGTGAGGACCCCTGTCTGCTCTGGGCAGTGGCTCGACCTGTGCAGTGGACAAAATGTGTATTGAGGGAGCTAGGGAAAGTCAAAGGATTAAATTGTCATGTTACATGATGTTATGAAGTAATTTTAACTAAAAACTGTAAGTTGAATTGCTTTCTACTATGCCAGTTACCAAGCATCAACTTGGAAAAGATGTTTCATAAACCCTAGCTTAAAATGCTTAAAGAAGCATATTataaaaaagattcatttaagGAAAATGATAAACTCAACAACTGACTGGATAATTATGGCAATTATCTCCATTATTCCTTTGAAATCTTTATTTAGTTTTACCGATGTTTGGTTATAGCTGTTCTTAAGTTATTCATCACAAAAACTAAGACTATTAAGTACTATTTAATATGCATTAATTCAATTATACTCAGCTGAATTTATAAAAGTTCTTTCTCTTAGTATTTTATCatgcttttaaagtaaaaattaagcaCAGACTTGTTGCAAAGCAGTGAATAATATTCTCTTTCACTGCCACACTTTCTTTCCATCATATTAATATGTTAACATATTGATAGGTTTTTTGCTTAAGCATATCTACCTTATGTCTCTCTTACCTTTCTCTAATGGCTGTTTAACTACTCTCAGGTCATCTTCCCCACTGCTCACCCTCCCACCCTCAGATCCCACCTTAAATGTCTAGATTCTATATACAAGAGAAAAATGATATTTGCCTTCTATCTCTGGATAAGTCACTTAACCTGCTGACacctacttatttttttttaaagatttatttatttatgtatatgagtacactctagTACTGATGGTTATAAGCCATAATGTAGTTGAAGGGAATGAAGGTTGCTCACTCcagtctaaagatttatttattattatatctaagtacactgttgctgtcttcagacacgccagaagagagcgtcagatctcattacagaaggttgtgagccaccatgtggttgctgggacttgaactcaggacctctggaagagcagtcagtgctcttaaccacggagccatctctccagcccacctacATATTTTCTTACAAATAACTTGATTATGTTCTGATTCATGGCTTCTGTGTTGATGGGCACCTGGGTTCATGCCATAACATGTTATGATGAATAATGTCATATGGCTATGTCTTCAATTACTTAGTATAACTCCAACCTAAGCACATCAGTT contains:
- the Stx19 gene encoding syntaxin-19 is translated as MKDRLQELKQKTKEIELSRDSQVCVEEEQGVLVQQAVIYEREPVAERHLHEIQKLQENINSFVDDVQRFGQQQKSLVASMRRFSLLKRDSTIAKEIKIQAEHINRALGDVVKEVKKSEVENGPSSVITRILKSQYAAMFRRFQQTMFLYNDTIALKQEKCKTFIVRQLEVAGKEVSEEEVNDMLHHGKWEVFNESLLTETSITKAQLSEIEQRHKELVNLENQVKDLRDLFIQISLLVEEQGESINSIEVMVKSTKDYVNNTKEKFGLAVKYKRRNPCRALCCCCCPCCGSK